The following proteins are co-located in the Ensifer sp. WSM1721 genome:
- a CDS encoding bifunctional diguanylate cyclase/phosphodiesterase — MRHTLADVVEIDLHSEPPRPASDELRARYQEEGAAARKLATRHGFWTAVAVYLLFSITDVLLVPDVAHLTIAARFAIGFVALIVLEMQARLDASANAIDRTAASALVVAYAGWLYPAMMTADVQSISYYMVFGAIFMMSVNLFFSFQFRLSLFASVAILLIFFAAVLSFSPAETSYRLAFGTFNVSCFVFTSYVNWKLNRERYKVFLNAFEARIQQNEASERGKALLRLSNTDSLTGLDNRRAVDQKLRDYWSDWQKRGDSFAAILIDVDFFKRYNDFYGHQEGDRCLVLVANALKESIGPYNASIGRYGGEEFIVLARLRTREEAADLAETIRCGVETLALPHEQRRDGMSIVTVSVGAAFTRSQTGSKLERLIHEADRALYGAKASGRNCTRLFDPNDPQSSDESEHIAALLKIAIDQKLVSLVYQPIRNVASGRVDAVEALMRLKMLDGTAVPPSLFIPIAERTGAILDLGRWAMRTVCQELLVNDHVPVVSVNVSPIQLRSPGFAASVAAILGETGVAGGRLALEITEGLDMEMHSDILRCISDLKTLGIRIWLDDFGTGFAGLSWLRLIDFDTVKIDRSFLHDCDAPRGKAMLKDIIGLVRNRGPKILVEGVETEEQLALMRQFRIDQVQGFHVGRPAPARNFRPAAPAGTRPGRVEPA; from the coding sequence ATGAGGCACACGTTGGCCGACGTAGTTGAGATTGACCTCCACAGCGAGCCGCCGAGACCGGCTTCGGACGAGCTGCGCGCGCGCTACCAGGAAGAAGGCGCGGCCGCACGAAAGCTGGCGACGCGGCACGGCTTCTGGACTGCAGTCGCAGTGTATCTGCTGTTTTCGATAACCGACGTTCTGTTGGTTCCGGACGTTGCGCATTTGACGATCGCGGCACGCTTCGCGATCGGCTTCGTCGCGCTCATCGTGCTCGAAATGCAAGCTCGTCTCGACGCGAGCGCAAATGCAATCGACCGCACCGCTGCTTCAGCACTCGTCGTGGCCTATGCGGGCTGGCTTTACCCGGCGATGATGACTGCGGACGTGCAAAGCATCTCCTACTACATGGTCTTCGGCGCAATCTTCATGATGAGCGTCAACCTGTTCTTCAGCTTTCAATTTCGCCTTTCCCTTTTCGCATCCGTCGCCATTCTCCTGATTTTCTTTGCCGCGGTACTGTCTTTTTCTCCCGCGGAGACCTCCTATCGGCTCGCCTTCGGCACCTTTAATGTCTCATGCTTCGTCTTCACCTCCTATGTGAACTGGAAACTCAACAGGGAGCGCTACAAGGTCTTTCTCAATGCCTTCGAAGCGCGGATCCAGCAGAATGAGGCGTCCGAACGCGGCAAGGCCCTGCTGCGTCTCTCCAACACCGATTCTCTGACGGGCCTTGATAACCGCCGCGCGGTCGACCAAAAGCTCAGAGATTACTGGAGCGACTGGCAGAAACGGGGCGACAGCTTCGCGGCCATCCTCATCGACGTCGATTTCTTCAAGCGATATAACGATTTTTACGGCCATCAGGAGGGCGACCGCTGTCTCGTGCTCGTCGCCAATGCCCTCAAGGAGTCGATCGGGCCGTACAACGCCTCCATCGGACGCTACGGCGGCGAGGAGTTCATCGTGCTCGCCCGCCTGAGGACGCGGGAGGAGGCGGCGGACCTCGCCGAGACTATTCGATGCGGCGTCGAAACGCTTGCCCTGCCGCACGAGCAGCGACGGGACGGCATGTCTATCGTCACCGTGAGCGTCGGCGCCGCCTTCACGAGGAGCCAGACCGGATCGAAGCTCGAGAGGCTCATCCACGAGGCGGACCGCGCGCTTTACGGGGCAAAGGCAAGCGGCCGAAACTGCACCCGGCTGTTCGACCCGAACGATCCTCAGAGCAGCGACGAGAGCGAGCATATCGCGGCCCTGTTGAAGATCGCGATCGACCAGAAGCTCGTTTCGCTCGTCTACCAGCCCATACGAAACGTCGCGTCAGGCCGCGTCGACGCCGTCGAGGCGCTGATGCGGCTGAAAATGCTGGACGGCACCGCCGTGCCTCCAAGCCTGTTCATCCCCATTGCCGAGAGGACCGGCGCCATCCTGGATCTCGGCCGCTGGGCCATGCGGACGGTTTGCCAGGAACTGCTGGTGAACGATCATGTCCCGGTCGTGAGCGTCAACGTCTCGCCCATTCAACTGAGATCGCCCGGCTTCGCCGCTTCCGTTGCAGCCATCCTCGGGGAAACCGGCGTGGCGGGCGGCAGGCTGGCGCTGGAGATCACCGAAGGCCTCGACATGGAGATGCATTCGGATATCCTGCGCTGTATCAGCGACCTCAAGACGCTCGGCATCCGTATCTGGCTCGACGATTTCGGTACCGGCTTCGCCGGCCTGTCATGGCTGCGTTTGATCGATTTCGACACGGTGAAGATCGACCGGTCGTTCCTGCATGATTGCGACGCTCCGAGAGGCAAGGCCATGCTCAAGGACATCATCGGTCTCGTGCGCAATCGCGGCCCGAAAATCCTGGTCGAAGGCGTGGAGACCGAGGAACAATTGGCGCTGATGCGGCAATTCCGGATCGACCAGGTCCAGGGCTTCCATGTCGGCCGCCCCGCGCCGGCGCGAAATTTCCGACCGGCCGCACCCGCCGGCACCCGTCCGGGACGCGTGGAGCCAGCCTGA
- a CDS encoding oxidoreductase: protein MHTWFITGASRGFGALIVEKALAKGDQVVATARNPKAILERFGERPNLLAVRLDVTDEAQAHAAVRQAVTRFGRIDVLVNNAGYGLLGAVEEASGAEIEALYRTNVFGLLAVTRAVLPHMRRQRSGHILNFSSVGGYRSVAGFGVYCSTKFAVEGLTEALADELRPLGIHATAIEPGYFRTDFLDSTSLSVSPTQIVDYAETAGAVRTKAAEISHNQPGDPDKLAEVVVAFVDAPNPPVRLPLGSDTVAAIEAKHAADAELLAEWRSVSASTDFAAAA from the coding sequence ATGCACACTTGGTTCATCACTGGGGCGTCCCGCGGCTTCGGCGCCCTGATTGTGGAGAAGGCACTCGCCAAGGGCGACCAGGTCGTTGCGACCGCACGCAACCCCAAGGCCATCCTTGAGCGTTTCGGCGAGCGGCCCAATCTCTTGGCCGTGCGCCTCGACGTCACCGACGAGGCGCAGGCGCATGCGGCGGTCAGGCAGGCCGTTACCCGTTTCGGCCGCATCGACGTGCTCGTCAACAATGCCGGTTACGGGCTGCTCGGGGCGGTCGAGGAAGCAAGCGGCGCAGAGATCGAAGCGCTCTATCGGACGAATGTCTTCGGTCTTCTCGCCGTTACCCGCGCGGTGCTGCCGCACATGCGTCGACAGCGGTCCGGGCACATCCTCAACTTCTCATCGGTCGGAGGTTACCGGAGCGTTGCGGGATTCGGCGTCTATTGCTCGACGAAGTTCGCCGTCGAAGGTCTGACCGAGGCCCTTGCGGATGAGCTGCGCCCGCTCGGCATCCATGCGACGGCGATTGAACCGGGCTATTTCCGGACCGACTTCCTCGACTCGACCTCGCTTTCGGTGAGCCCGACGCAGATCGTTGACTATGCCGAGACGGCCGGCGCGGTGCGCACGAAGGCGGCTGAGATCAGCCATAACCAGCCGGGCGACCCGGACAAGCTGGCCGAGGTGGTGGTCGCCTTCGTCGATGCGCCGAATCCGCCGGTCCGGCTTCCGCTCGGAAGCGACACGGTCGCGGCGATCGAGGCCAAGCACGCCGCCGATGCCGAGCTTCTCGCTGAGTGGCGCTCGGTCTCCGCTTCGACCGATTTCGCCGCCGCCGCCTGA